One Dermatophagoides farinae isolate YC_2012a chromosome 1, ASM2471394v1, whole genome shotgun sequence genomic region harbors:
- the LOC124491899 gene encoding integrin alpha-8-like isoform X1 gives MMAFKSFPSFLIFTIIPISNLVFEFVMTQNIDTKFPIVFERPQSRTSSSSSLFGHSVLMHSSDQYGRMVIIGAPNATVNQWNNYNNTGIIYHCDWSNTTTSCVMIDLVNQMSFYEDNLFTNKMHLGWNLVSRSKTNEFLTCAFSWTYRTLARNRQNRLETWMVPNGACFLIPDYFKDDDYPRRTPKLILPMDKNRPFKESGDYLYAYAMAGFSATISANQDRIYLGVPGFDDWRGAFAKINLNNFPDAMKIDSNQVELDLLEPYERDSYLGYSITSGNYFRGNQEIVALGIPRKNLTGSVVLFTNLPNLRKVILNGHQLCEYFGHSLLTIDANQDGFDDLLVAAPMYSSWQNNLYDEGRVFFYQSNRVQGFKEPKILSGDPKPMARFGTAMANLGDINMDGFPDIVIGAPYEDDYQGSVYIYRGSPQGILEKYFQKISSAKHLSSLNLNGFGYSFSSNVDIDDNEYNDLLVGSYLSEKAILLRTRPIISIQASIQLNNDYVDLQQPCEYVEETDQIPKYGASCVRIKFCFDITSKFEVHSTDSVLKCSLRLDPIFNRAFILLSIADQSEYISKNRIEQSFTLIPPQTKYCSDYYIVYFKSFDKIDNLFDSVVFQLNYSLESAVNKHSPLNEQIFHVPVLENEKISNISTELYFKMCNKTARDCVSNFRLEPSFIFDDNVTRNFANNSQQQFLEGEYQYIRLFTKVINIGEPAFHTQLIIQTNANISLKKMDKKCSEAKSFTSITATNRTYLCQLESPLIQDDSVFITFKSFEAKDIEQVWFKLNINASNQKHPASTLDYHISFRIIKKADFDIQILSPDFNKTYLKYANFDKNTILLTSSLSLERLGPSNIESIEMDFIYTESYNENKLIYDLDIDKTTAISIQLECDQPVIISTNGSNKPVFNHTTKLMHWNCVNNRIICNMIRCRLGSWSRTLSKIYVTMTGRMDIGKINEKFEHFPLSYITIDIDLKAKINDKYIKIESDDMNESKTRQIRFNLERIVPKSTEKYFLWILLAIMIGFFFLTLILVFLVMCGFFRRKRAPTETARRIDSRKMNE, from the exons ATGATGGCCTTCAAATCATTTCCATCATTCTTGATTTTCACGATCATCCCTATCAGCAATCTTGTGTTCGAATTTGTAATGACTCAAAATATTGATACGAAATTTCCTATTGTATTTGAACGTCCACAATCtagaacatcatcatcttcatcattatttggcCATTCCGTTTTGATGCATAGTTCTGATCAATATGGTCgcat GGTTATTATTGGAGCACCGAATGCAACAGTAAATCAATGGAATAATTACAATAATACCGGTATTATATACCATTGTGATTGGTCAAACACAACTACCAGTTGTGTCATGATTGATCTTGTCAATCAGATGAGTTTTT ATGAAGACAATTTATTTACCAATAAAATGCATCTTGGCTGGAATCTAGTATCACGTTctaaaacaaatgaattccTGACTTGTGCATTTTCATGGACATATAGAACTTTGGCTCGCAATCGTCAGAATCGATTGGAAACATGGATGGTGCCGAATGGTGCTTGTTTTTTAATTCCTGATTAtttcaaagatgatgattatcctAGAAGAACACCAAAATTGATATTGCCAATGGACAAAAATAGACCATTCAAAGAATCCGGTGACTATCTTTATGCTTATGCTATGGCTGGATTTTCTGCTACCATTTCGGCT AACCAAGACCGCATCTATCTGGGTGTACCCGGATTCGATGATTGGCGTGGAGCTTTTGCCAAAATTAATCTGAATAATTTTCCTGatgcaatgaaaattgatagCAATCAAGTTGAACTCGATTTATTGGAACCATATGAAAGAG ATTCTTATCTTGGTTATTCCATAACATCCGGTAATTATTTCCGCGGTAATCAAGAAATAGTTGCTCTGGGTattccaagaaaaaatttaacaggTTCAGTTGTTTTATTCACTAACCTTCCGAATCTACGCAAAGTTATTCTCAATGGCCATCAACTTTGTGAATATTTCGGACATTCATTACTGACTATCGATGCGAATCAAGATGGCTTTGATGACTTACTGGTTGCTGCTCCAATGTATTCATCATGGCAAAATAATCTTTATGATGAGGGACGTGTATTTTTCTATCAAAGTAACCGTGTTCAg GGATTCAAAGAGCCTAAAATTTTATCTGGTGATCCTAAACCAATGGCACGATTCGGTACTGCAATGGCCAATCTTGGAGATATCAATATGGACGGATTTCCTGACATAGTTATCGGTGCACCTTATGAAGATGATTATCAAGGATCTGTTTACATTTATCGTGGTTCCCCACAAGGAATacttgaaaaatatttccagAAAATTTCATCTGCCAAACATTTATCGTCTTTAAACCTGAATGGATTTGGTTATAGTTTTTCTTCGAATGTtgatatcgatgataatgaatacaATGATCTACTTGTAGGATCGTATTTATCGGAAAAAGCCATCCTGCTTCG TACACGACCAATAATTTCGATTCAAGCATCGAtacaattgaataatgattatgttgaTTTGCAACAACCATGTGAATATGTTGAAGAAACTGATCAAATTCCAAAATATGGGGCCTCGTGTGTTAGAATTAAATTCTGTTTCGACATCACATCAAAGTTCGAAGTGCATTCGACTGATTCCGTTCTAAAATGTTCGTTACGATTGGATCCAATTTTTAATCGTGCATTCATTCTCCTATCAATAGCAGATCAATCAGaatatatttcaaaaaatagaatcgaaCAAAGTTTTACTTTAATACCCCCACAAACAAAGTATTGCTCCGATTATTACATTGTctattttaaatcatttgataaaattgataatctTTTTGATTCGGTCGTTTTTCAACTAAATTATTCCCTTGAATCCGCTGTTAACAAACACTCTCCATTAAATGAACAGATTTTTCATGTACCGGttttggaaaatgaaaaaatttccaatattTCGACGGAACTTTACTTCAAAATGTGCAATAAAACTGCTCGCGATTGTGTGTCCAATTTTAGATTAGaaccatcattcatttttgatgacaATGTAACGAGAAATTTCGCCAATAattctcaacaacaatttttagAAGGCGAATATCAATACATCAGATTGTTTACAAAAGTAATTAACATTGGTGAGCCAGCATTCCATACTCAATTAATTATCCAAACCAATGCAAACAtatctttaaaaaaaatggataaaaaatgtAGCGAAGCAAAATCATTTACATCGATTACCGCTACGAATCGAACATATTTATGTCAATTAGAGAGCCCATTGATCCAAGATGATTCTGTCTTTATaacattcaaatcattcgaAGCTAAAGATATAGAACAAGTTTGGTTCAAACTGAACATCAATGCATCTAACCAGAAACATCCTGCAAGCACTCTAGATTATCACATATCTTTtcgaataatcaaaaaagcCGATTTTGATATACAAAT TTTGAGTCCTGATTTCAACAAAACATATCTAAAATATGcaaattttgataaaaacaCCATTCTTTTGACTTCATCGCTAAGTCTTGAGCGACTGGGACCTAGCAATatcgaatcaattgaaatggatTTCATTTATACGGAAAgttataatgaaaacaaattaatttaCGATTTAGACATTGATAAG ACGACAGCCATTTCCATTCAGTTGGAATGTGATCAACCTGTTATAATCAGTACAAATGGTTCAAATAAACCTGTGTTTAATCATACCACTAAATTAATGCATTGG AATTGTGTTAACAATCGAATCATTTGTAACATGATTCGTTGTCGCTTAGGTTCGTGGTCGAGAACGTTGTCGAAAATTTATGTCACAATGACTGGTCGTATGGATATCGgaaaaatcaacgaaaaatttgaacattttccCTTGTCGTACATAACTATCGATATTGATTTAAAGgccaaaatcaatgataaatatatTAAAATTGAGAGTGAcgatatgaatgaatcgaaaacaaGACAGATACGTTTCAATCTCGAACGAATCGTACCCAAATCTactgaaaaatattttctttggaTTCTATTGGCCATTATGAtcggtttcttttttttaacgttaattttggtttttcttgTCATG TGTGGATTTTTTCGCAGAAAACGAGCTCCGACCGAAACTGCTCGACGGATTGattcaagaaaaatgaatgaatga
- the LOC124491899 gene encoding integrin alpha-8-like isoform X2, with protein sequence MMAFKSFPSFLIFTIIPISNLVFEFVMTQNIDTKFPIVFERPQSRTSSSSSLFGHSVLMHSSDQYGRMVIIGAPNATVNQWNNYNNTGIIYHCDWSNTTTSCVMIDLVNQMSFYEDNLFTNKMHLGWNLVSRSKTNEFLTCAFSWTYRTLARNRQNRLETWMVPNGACFLIPDYFKDDDYPRRTPKLILPMDKNRPFKESGDYLYAYAMAGFSATISANQDRIYLGVPGFDDWRGAFAKINLNNFPDAMKIDSNQVELDLLEPYERDSYLGYSITSGNYFRGNQEIVALGIPRKNLTGSVVLFTNLPNLRKVILNGHQLCEYFGHSLLTIDANQDGFDDLLVAAPMYSSWQNNLYDEGRVFFYQSNRVQPKILSGDPKPMARFGTAMANLGDINMDGFPDIVIGAPYEDDYQGSVYIYRGSPQGILEKYFQKISSAKHLSSLNLNGFGYSFSSNVDIDDNEYNDLLVGSYLSEKAILLRTRPIISIQASIQLNNDYVDLQQPCEYVEETDQIPKYGASCVRIKFCFDITSKFEVHSTDSVLKCSLRLDPIFNRAFILLSIADQSEYISKNRIEQSFTLIPPQTKYCSDYYIVYFKSFDKIDNLFDSVVFQLNYSLESAVNKHSPLNEQIFHVPVLENEKISNISTELYFKMCNKTARDCVSNFRLEPSFIFDDNVTRNFANNSQQQFLEGEYQYIRLFTKVINIGEPAFHTQLIIQTNANISLKKMDKKCSEAKSFTSITATNRTYLCQLESPLIQDDSVFITFKSFEAKDIEQVWFKLNINASNQKHPASTLDYHISFRIIKKADFDIQILSPDFNKTYLKYANFDKNTILLTSSLSLERLGPSNIESIEMDFIYTESYNENKLIYDLDIDKTTAISIQLECDQPVIISTNGSNKPVFNHTTKLMHWNCVNNRIICNMIRCRLGSWSRTLSKIYVTMTGRMDIGKINEKFEHFPLSYITIDIDLKAKINDKYIKIESDDMNESKTRQIRFNLERIVPKSTEKYFLWILLAIMIGFFFLTLILVFLVMCGFFRRKRAPTETARRIDSRKMNE encoded by the exons ATGATGGCCTTCAAATCATTTCCATCATTCTTGATTTTCACGATCATCCCTATCAGCAATCTTGTGTTCGAATTTGTAATGACTCAAAATATTGATACGAAATTTCCTATTGTATTTGAACGTCCACAATCtagaacatcatcatcttcatcattatttggcCATTCCGTTTTGATGCATAGTTCTGATCAATATGGTCgcat GGTTATTATTGGAGCACCGAATGCAACAGTAAATCAATGGAATAATTACAATAATACCGGTATTATATACCATTGTGATTGGTCAAACACAACTACCAGTTGTGTCATGATTGATCTTGTCAATCAGATGAGTTTTT ATGAAGACAATTTATTTACCAATAAAATGCATCTTGGCTGGAATCTAGTATCACGTTctaaaacaaatgaattccTGACTTGTGCATTTTCATGGACATATAGAACTTTGGCTCGCAATCGTCAGAATCGATTGGAAACATGGATGGTGCCGAATGGTGCTTGTTTTTTAATTCCTGATTAtttcaaagatgatgattatcctAGAAGAACACCAAAATTGATATTGCCAATGGACAAAAATAGACCATTCAAAGAATCCGGTGACTATCTTTATGCTTATGCTATGGCTGGATTTTCTGCTACCATTTCGGCT AACCAAGACCGCATCTATCTGGGTGTACCCGGATTCGATGATTGGCGTGGAGCTTTTGCCAAAATTAATCTGAATAATTTTCCTGatgcaatgaaaattgatagCAATCAAGTTGAACTCGATTTATTGGAACCATATGAAAGAG ATTCTTATCTTGGTTATTCCATAACATCCGGTAATTATTTCCGCGGTAATCAAGAAATAGTTGCTCTGGGTattccaagaaaaaatttaacaggTTCAGTTGTTTTATTCACTAACCTTCCGAATCTACGCAAAGTTATTCTCAATGGCCATCAACTTTGTGAATATTTCGGACATTCATTACTGACTATCGATGCGAATCAAGATGGCTTTGATGACTTACTGGTTGCTGCTCCAATGTATTCATCATGGCAAAATAATCTTTATGATGAGGGACGTGTATTTTTCTATCAAAGTAACCGTGTTCAg CCTAAAATTTTATCTGGTGATCCTAAACCAATGGCACGATTCGGTACTGCAATGGCCAATCTTGGAGATATCAATATGGACGGATTTCCTGACATAGTTATCGGTGCACCTTATGAAGATGATTATCAAGGATCTGTTTACATTTATCGTGGTTCCCCACAAGGAATacttgaaaaatatttccagAAAATTTCATCTGCCAAACATTTATCGTCTTTAAACCTGAATGGATTTGGTTATAGTTTTTCTTCGAATGTtgatatcgatgataatgaatacaATGATCTACTTGTAGGATCGTATTTATCGGAAAAAGCCATCCTGCTTCG TACACGACCAATAATTTCGATTCAAGCATCGAtacaattgaataatgattatgttgaTTTGCAACAACCATGTGAATATGTTGAAGAAACTGATCAAATTCCAAAATATGGGGCCTCGTGTGTTAGAATTAAATTCTGTTTCGACATCACATCAAAGTTCGAAGTGCATTCGACTGATTCCGTTCTAAAATGTTCGTTACGATTGGATCCAATTTTTAATCGTGCATTCATTCTCCTATCAATAGCAGATCAATCAGaatatatttcaaaaaatagaatcgaaCAAAGTTTTACTTTAATACCCCCACAAACAAAGTATTGCTCCGATTATTACATTGTctattttaaatcatttgataaaattgataatctTTTTGATTCGGTCGTTTTTCAACTAAATTATTCCCTTGAATCCGCTGTTAACAAACACTCTCCATTAAATGAACAGATTTTTCATGTACCGGttttggaaaatgaaaaaatttccaatattTCGACGGAACTTTACTTCAAAATGTGCAATAAAACTGCTCGCGATTGTGTGTCCAATTTTAGATTAGaaccatcattcatttttgatgacaATGTAACGAGAAATTTCGCCAATAattctcaacaacaatttttagAAGGCGAATATCAATACATCAGATTGTTTACAAAAGTAATTAACATTGGTGAGCCAGCATTCCATACTCAATTAATTATCCAAACCAATGCAAACAtatctttaaaaaaaatggataaaaaatgtAGCGAAGCAAAATCATTTACATCGATTACCGCTACGAATCGAACATATTTATGTCAATTAGAGAGCCCATTGATCCAAGATGATTCTGTCTTTATaacattcaaatcattcgaAGCTAAAGATATAGAACAAGTTTGGTTCAAACTGAACATCAATGCATCTAACCAGAAACATCCTGCAAGCACTCTAGATTATCACATATCTTTtcgaataatcaaaaaagcCGATTTTGATATACAAAT TTTGAGTCCTGATTTCAACAAAACATATCTAAAATATGcaaattttgataaaaacaCCATTCTTTTGACTTCATCGCTAAGTCTTGAGCGACTGGGACCTAGCAATatcgaatcaattgaaatggatTTCATTTATACGGAAAgttataatgaaaacaaattaatttaCGATTTAGACATTGATAAG ACGACAGCCATTTCCATTCAGTTGGAATGTGATCAACCTGTTATAATCAGTACAAATGGTTCAAATAAACCTGTGTTTAATCATACCACTAAATTAATGCATTGG AATTGTGTTAACAATCGAATCATTTGTAACATGATTCGTTGTCGCTTAGGTTCGTGGTCGAGAACGTTGTCGAAAATTTATGTCACAATGACTGGTCGTATGGATATCGgaaaaatcaacgaaaaatttgaacattttccCTTGTCGTACATAACTATCGATATTGATTTAAAGgccaaaatcaatgataaatatatTAAAATTGAGAGTGAcgatatgaatgaatcgaaaacaaGACAGATACGTTTCAATCTCGAACGAATCGTACCCAAATCTactgaaaaatattttctttggaTTCTATTGGCCATTATGAtcggtttcttttttttaacgttaattttggtttttcttgTCATG TGTGGATTTTTTCGCAGAAAACGAGCTCCGACCGAAACTGCTCGACGGATTGattcaagaaaaatgaatgaatga
- the Tim8 gene encoding translocase of inner membrane 8: MAFDLSSSNESGGVDRELKEFLLMEQKKAQFQQQVNRLNDICWDKCVTDKPGSKLDSRTENCLKNCVNRFIDASMTVAQRFSGLIQKQQ; this comes from the exons ATGGCATTCGATTTGTCTAGCAGCAATGAATCTGGTGGTGTCGATCGTGAgcttaaagaatttttactaatggaacaaaaaaaagctcaatttcaacaacag GTGAATCGTTTGAACGATATTTGTTGGGATAAATGTGTGACAGACAAACCTGGATCAAAACTAGATTCACGTACGGAAAATTGTCTGAAAAATTGCGtaaatcgattcattgatGCTTCGATGACCGTAGCTCAACGTTTTTCTGGCTTGATTCAAAAACAGCAATAA
- the LOC124493050 gene encoding uncharacterized protein LOC124493050, producing MSFHRRKKKQQNTSIIGSDETIPNITGISCNNNINNNKTKAISLPIASESVVIDTSLSGIHNHSNVNQDIIINKLNGDNNQPTTNSSTPPSSQLSTVTDSEMIIIKKISTCDNNDKDVNNKQLEPEKESIDMTGTNQNNSILASVSDDHHSDVRHVSITTATTTTTNAKLSSAKRKLLILTRLFRPWRWKRKSNKGTSADSVATNEETNKSIDEIHADCQSNQSSQVMLMPLNSMSYLKGAVATPLAALAKNPEHNQQLMSIINRRQQQTIINEISSNSTDSSKINNNSSPSNNKIQTLESTQINNNVNNSTTSEMIKIDGFKVEKVITSTLPTKSTIMIPTSSTTICLPATSSSSSSSSIKYNVIESLAANHPKAKNYLMHCNSGSNNNYHNSHNNNQIYPIESISPVTISSIHFANISDDIGPIPPPRMFSDSIISTLQTAESMSNGAQCETKTMENDVGNKTGDDVDFDPDTYNIQQHHINYSHNNTNDRVESLINIIMNMESFDNGTGDYYDLHHDNDDDDYEFDEWNSPLVEEVPAKQPQLTAVPKKSALKKPKVFSDTNCQTANNNNDDNNVNANKLIVNTTTTTTTAAIAATTPTETTNNNNHNNHNHKSSTFTTNIPNGSVLSKIRQFDLNANSLNEATKLHVAKVQIMPSITLTNSEMKSVNISSSSVTTSTVNGNDPFSSAVNWKDYYGDDEKGKIAAKLARKESLQLKLSQRPDKQELIDKNIIQTMSENEKLDSREAIGTKLNRRLSLRPTAEELEQRNILKQQSPDEIWKEKENKKQTLIRKLSFRPTIDELKERKIIRFNDYVEVTQANNYDRRADKPWTRLTPKDKAAIRKELNEFKSSEMQVHEESRHMTRFHRS from the exons ATGAGTTTTCATAGACGTAAAAAGAAACAACAGAATACATCGATTATTGGATCAGATGAAACAATTCCGAATATAACAGGCATTAGTTGTAACAAtaacattaacaacaacaaaacaaaagcgATCTCGTTACCAATAGCATCAGAATCCGTTGTCATTGATACATCATTATCCGgcattcataatcattccaATGTTAATCaggatattattattaataaactgaatggtgataataatcaaccgACAACGAATTCATCAACGCCTCCTTCATCGCAGCTATCAACAGTGACTGATAgtgaaatgatcatcattaagaaAATATCCACTTGTGATAACAATGACAAAGATGTTAATAATAAGCAACTCGAACCTGAAAAAGAATCGATCGATATGACCGGTactaatcaaaataattccaTCTTGGCTAGTGTttctgatgatcatcattccgATGTTCGTCATGTTTCGATCACAACGGCAACCACAACGACAACTAATGctaaattatcatcagccAAACGAAAACTTTTAATTCTAACCCGTTTGTTCAGACCTTGGCggtggaaaagaaaatcgaaTAAAG GAACATCTGCAGATTCAGTAGCGACCAATGAAGAAACTAAcaaatcgatcgatgaaATTCATGCCGATTGTCAAAGCAATCAATCGAGTCAAGTGATGTTGATGCCATTAAATTCGATGAGCTATTTAAAAGGTGCCGTTGCAACACCATTGGCTGCCTTAGCAAAAAATCCTGAACATAATCAACAGCTAATGTCGATCATTAATCGACGGCAGCAACAAACCATCATTAATGAGATATCATCCAATTCGACAGATTCatccaaaatcaacaacaacagcagtccaagtaataataaaattcaaactcTTGAATCTacacaaataaacaataatgTAAACAATTCAACAACGAGTGAgatgatcaaaatcgatGGATTTAAAGTGGAAAAAG TGATCACATCGACGTTGCCAACAAAATCAACGATAATGATACCGACTTCGTCGACAACCATTTGCCTACCtgcaacatcatcatcatcatcatcatcatcgattaaatACAACGTGATCGAATCATTGGCTGCAAATCATCCTAAAGCCAAGAACTATCTCATGCACTGTAATTCAGGCAGCAATAACAATTACCATAAtagtcataataataatcagattTATCCGATCGAATCAATATCGCCGGTGACCATATCAAGTATCCATTTTGCCAATATTTCCGATGATATTGGCCCAATACCCCCACCACGAATGTTTAGTGATTCAATTATATCAACATTACAGACAGCTGAATCAATGTCAAATGGAGCCCAATGTGagacaaaaacaatggaaaatgacGTTGGCAATAAGACTGGTGATGATGTAGATTTTGATCCGGATACATATAATATCCAACAGCATCATATAAATTATAGTCATAATAATACGAACGATAGAGTAGAATCTTTGATAAATATCATAATGAATATGGAATCATTCGATAATGGCACTGGTGATTACTATGACcttcatcatgataatgatgatgatgactacgAATTTGACGAATGGAATTCACCATTAGTTGAGGAGGTTCCGGCTAAACAGCCACAATTGACAGCCGTTCCTAAGAAAAGTGCACTAAAAAAgccaaaagttttttccgACACCAATTGCCAAActgccaataataataatgatgataacaatgtAAATGCAAACAAACTTATAgtcaatacaacaacaacaacaacaacagcagcaattgCGGCTACAACACCCACTGAAActacgaataataataatcataataatcataatcataagaGCTCCACTTTTACAACAAACATACCGAATGG CTCCGTATTGTCTAAGATTCGCCAATTTGACTTGAACGccaattcattgaatgaagcCACTAAATTACATGTAGCCAAAGTACAAATAATGCCCTCAATAACGTTGACGAAttctgaaatgaaatcagtCAATATAAGTAGTTCGTCAGTTACTACGTCCACTGTTAATGGAAATGATCCCTTTTCATCGGCTGTCAATTGGAAAGACTATTatggcgatgatgaaaaag GTAAAATTGCGGCTAAACTTGCCCGCAAAGAATCACTTCAATTGAAACTATCACAACGGCCCGATAAGCAAGAACTTATTGATAAGAATATCATACAAACGAtgagtgaaaatgaaaaacttgatTCACGTGAAGCAATCGGTACGAAATTAAATCGACGATTAAGTCTTCGGCCAACAGCTGAGGAATTAGAACAGCGTAATATTctcaaacaacaatcacccGATGAGATCTGGAAAGAAAAggagaacaaaaaacagacGCTCATAAGAAAG TTGAGTTTCCGTCCAACCATCGATGAATTGAAAGAACGTaaaattattcgattcaatgattatgtGGAAGTTACACAGGCAAACAATTATGATCGTCGTGCCGATAAACCTTGGACCAGATTGACACCCAAAGATAAG gCTGCTATTCGCAAAGAActtaatgaatttaaaagCTCTGAAATGCAAGTTCACGAGGAAAGTCGTCACATGACCAG GTTTCATCGATCATGA